The Gemmatimonadaceae bacterium DNA segment CGCGCCTTGCCGAGCAGCGCGGCCACCGTGGACTCGAGGCGCAGGACGGTGGGGTCGCCATCGAGGACGTCGTCGCCGACGAGCGCGTCGGCCATCGCGCGACGCATTCCGGCGGAGGGTTGGGTGACGGTGTCGGAGCGGAGGTCGATCACGTGGGAAGACGGAGGACGGAAGACGGAGGACGGAAGCGACGGCACCCGCAGCCGCTAGGGTCAGTCGGCGACGGGGAGGGTCTGCGCTTCCGCAGCGCGGGCCTGCAATTGCTCCTGCGTTGCGGCGGCGACTTCTGCGCCCACGACGAAGATCAGCGCGGCGTAGTAGGTCCAGAACACTACTACGATGAGCGCGCCAAGCGTTCCGGAGTAGACCGACGCCGGCGGGTAGGCGCTCACCACCTTGCCGAAGACCACGCGGGCGACCTCGAACAGCAGCGTCGCGGTGACGGCACCGGCGATGGTCGGGACGAGCGGGGTCTTTCGCTTGGGCAGCCAGTGGTACAGCAGGCCGAAGAGGAGCACGACCACGGCCAACGCGATGAGGCGGCCCACGAGCAGTTCCACGCCGCCCAGCAGGTCTTGGCGCACGCCCAGTTCAATCAGCGCCTTTCCGACGCGCCCGCTGCCGAAGGTGAGAAACGAGGTCAGGCCCACCCAGAGCACCATCAAGATGACGGTGAAGCCGGAGAGGCTCAGGTCCCAGAGCAGGCCGTGGAACACCGTGCGGTCGCGGTCGTGATTGAAGACGATTCCCATCACGCTGCGCAGGGACCCGAAGAGCCGCGCCGAGAACCAGAAGAAGAGGATGGTGCCGCCGATGCCGAAGACGGCGCGGGTACGCTGCACGTCGGCGAGCACCGGGTCGAGCATCGCGCCGCCGACGCCGAGGCCGGCGGGGAGCACACGCTCGAGCACGCCTTGGGCGATGCGTGTCGCGGCATCCGGTGACTCGCCGAGGAGATAGCCGAGTGCCGCCGCCAGCATCAAGACAAAGGGGACGCCGGCGAGGAGGATGTTGAAGGCCACCCCGCCGGCGAGAAACCCTACGTTGTCGTCAAGGACGTCGCCGAGAACCCGCCGGACGACGCCAAGGATATTGCGAATCAGACGCCGTCGTCCTCTCCGTCGGTAGCCTCGCGGTGGCGCGCGAGGCGCTCCTCGAGTGCGGCGCGGGCGTCGCGCGCGGCCGAACGGCCCTGACGGGACAGGTCGTCCACCACTCCGCGTCCGGTCTCGGCCAGGTCTCGGGCCTTGCGCTTCACCTTGCGAGCGCCGCGCCGGATATCGGCACGGGTCTCGTCTCCCGTCTGCGGGGCGAAGAGCAGGGCCAGCCCCGCTCCTACCGCCGCCCCGAGGAGGAACAGGCCGACGCCTCCGCCAGCGCTCCCGCGTCGCTCGATCACCACTGCCGGTTCGCCGTGCTCAGACATCGTGCCTCCTCGGGTGCAGGGTCAGGGTCAGCCTTCCACGAAGACCAGGAAGCGCGAGGTGCGCCAGAAGGTCGTCGGGTCCGTGATGCGGATCGTGCCCTTGAACTTGCCGTCCGCGGGCGCCGCGTCCAGTCCCGTCACGTCATTCGGCGAGACGATCCGGTACGTCTTGTTCGGATCCGGCAGGACGATCTCGCGCAGTTCGCGGCGGTCGGAGGCCGTAAAGTCCCCGGCGTCCAGCGTCCGCGAGAGAATGGTCGTGCGGCCGATTCCGAGCATTCCGCCCCGGCGGACGATGACGCCGCGGTTGATGAGGTCGTCCTGGCGGCCGGCCACCCAGTACACAGTGTTCTGCTCGACCGTCAGTGCATCCTTATCGGCACGCAGCGCGGCACCCTCGGCCGCCAACTGCTGGTTGGCCTCGCGCAGCTGCGCGTTCTGGGCCGTCAGGCCGGTCACCTGCTCCACGAGCGCGGCCACTTCCTGGCGCTGCTGGTCCACGAGCGTCTGGAAGGCCGCCACCGTGCTGTCGTAGCGACGGCTGAGGTCGCTGTTGCCGGCCGTCAGTGCCGCGATGCGGCGGCGGCTCTGCGCCATCCGGTCCTCGGCCTCCTTCACGCGATTCGTCAGCTCCGTCACGCGGTCCAGCAGCTGCGCGCGCGCCTGCGACGGCGTCAGCGTCTCCATCTCGCCGGTGCGGGACTGGACGGGCTGGCCCGAGCGGACCTTGTCGATCTCGCCATTCACTTCGGAGATGAAGCGCTGCGTGGCGACGACTTCCGACAGCAGCGAGTCCTTCTCGGACGAGAGCGCGGCCGCCTGCGCCATCTGGCGGTCATACTCGGACTTCGACACACAGGCCGACGCAACGATGGCGACGGCGGCGAGAGCTACGATCTTGCGCATTGGGTGTTCCTCAGTGGGGGAGTTCTGGACCCGTCCGGTTCACTCACCCGCATCCGGGTCATCCGGCGCCGCTTCCACGGCAGGGCCGACCCCAGGGGCCGGACGCTCAATCGCCGGTCCTTTGACGTACCTCAGCACCCCCTCAGCTGTTCCACCAACTGCCAAATTCTCGAACAGGAACCCGAACTTGGCATCGTAAGCCGTTGCCAGTTTGTCCTTTACGTCGGCCGGCAGATCCCAGAGCTGACGCTTGAACGGCCCGAGTGCCTTCTTGCGGGTCTTGTAGAAGAACTGCTCATCGGTGTCGCCCGCCTTCCGCTCCTCCGCCGCGTTGACGCGCAGCCAGGCGTAGATCTCCTCGCGCAGCGCAGCCGGGAGGTGATCGTAGAGCATATTCTGGAAGCCGGTCGCCAGATGAATCTCGGCCGTCTGGGTGCGCGGGAAGTGGAAGAACGCGCTGTCTGGCAGCGTCGAGGCCCCGTGCTGCACCGCCCCGCTCAGGCCGTACTTCTCGCGGGCCACGCGCGAGAGGTCCTCGAGCGTCTTGAAGTCCAGGGCCACGTCGGCGATGGAACCGTCGGCGAGCACCACGCCGCCGTGCGACGTGCCCGACTGCACCGAGATTTTGCTCAGCCCCACCGCGCCCGGCGCCTTGGCGGCCAGCGTGCGGTTGTAGCCGTCCATAAACGCCTCGAGCTCGGGCACGGTGGAGTTCTCCGTGCCCACCTCGCCGATCTCGCCACCCAGCGAGATGGTGACCCCCTTGGGCTCCAGCGAGCGCACGTACTGCGTCAGGTCGACGCCGACCTCGAAGTTGAGCCGCTGTTGGGCGTCGAGGGTGGCGTGGGAGAGATCGACCAGCGTGGAGGTGTCGAGGTCGATGTTGTAGAAGCCGGCGCTGATGGCCTCGAGCGCGAGCTGCTTCACCGCCCCGACCTCAGCGGCCGCGTCCACCTTGTACTTCTTGGCGTTCACCTGGAAGTGGTCGCCCTGGATGAACACCGGCCCGCGATGTCCCTCGCGCAGGGCGGCCGCGAGCATCACCGCCACGTACTCGGCGGGGCGCTGCTCGGTGTAGGCGATCTCCGAGCGGGCGATCTCGAGGATGAAGGCGCCGCCGTTCACGCGCCTGGCGGTGCGGAAGATGCTGCGGGCGGTGTCGTAGGACGCGCCGCGCACGTTGATGGCGGGCACCGTCACCGGCGGCACATCGCCGCGGCCGCGCGCCATATAGAAGTCGTGGATGGAGGCCGAGTAGGTGCCGACGGCGCGGCCGCATTCCCAGATGGCCCAGCGTGCCCAGTCCTGCTCGTCGGGGCTGCCGAAGACGGCGAGGCGGACGAGGGCGTCCATCATCGGGCCGGCGAGGGCGGCCTCATCTCTCAGCGTGAGCTTGCCGTTGGCAATCGCGGCGGCGGCGCCGAGGGTCTGCGTGACGTGGGCGGGAACCTTGGACATCGGACGAGAGACTGGGTGTGAGGCGCGGCCTCTGGTGGCGCGCGGAGTGACCGGCTTCGGTTGGGCGGGCGCGTGGGGCGCCCAGCCATCAAATCTCGCGTGATTTCCGGGTGGAGGCAACGACAATTCACCACAGAGGGCACAGAGGGCACAGAGCACTGCCACTGCCACTGCCACTGCCGGTGCAACGCAGGGACGCCGAGAACGGCAACCGCTTTTTCAACGCAGAGACGCAGAGGGCGCAGAGAACTGCAACCGTAACTGCAAATTCTTTGGGGGCCCGCACCGAGCTATCGGTGCGAACCCCCAAGGAAAGCAGTTGTAGTTCTCTGCGTACTCTGCGCCTCTGCGTTCAAAGCAGTTTGATTCAGCAGTTCGACTTAGCAGTCTGCGGTTGCCGTTCTCTGTGCCCTCTGTGCCCTCTGTGGTGACCCGCCGTTCAGAGCACCCAATCGGGATCGGAGAGCGGCAACGCTTCCCACACGGCGCGCATCTGCTGCCAGTCGGGGTGCCCGAACTGGTAGTACGTCAGCTGCTTCCCGAGTTCGACGCCGGGCTGGTCGAGCGGATCCACTCCGTAGAGTTGCCCCGCATAGACGGTCGCGAGTTCGAAGAACATAAAGAGCCCGCCGAGGTGCCACTCGTCGACGCGCGTGACGCGCAGCGTCATCGTGGGACGGCCTCCCTGCGCCAGCGCCCCCGCCGTGGCCCGACACTCCGCGCGCAGCAACTCGGCGAAGCTGTGGTCCTTCAGGTACGCGAGCTCCGCGGGATCACCGCTGCCGTGCGGAATCGCCACGTCCGAGGGGTGCTCTTCGACGTCGACGAAGGTCACCGTCTTGTCGCACGGACCCTCCATAAAGAGCTGGACCTGAGCGTGTTGGTCCGTCGCGCCGACGGCCGCGATGGGCGTGGGGCCCACGTGCGCGCCAGACGGCGTGCGCTTGCCCAGCGACTCGGCCCAGAGCTGCACGAACCAGGGCCCGAGGTCGCGCAACGCGTCTGAGTAAGGCATCAGGACGTGCATCGCCTGTCCAGCGTCCTGCTGGGCACGCCACTGCAGCGCCGCGAAGGCGAGCGCCGGGTCCTCGCGCAGGCTCGCCCCTTGGCAGCGGTCGCGCATCGCGACGGCACCGGCGACCAGCGCGGCGATGTCGAGCCCGAGCAGCGCGGCCGGCAGCGTGCCTACGGGTGAGAGCACGCTGAAGCGTCCGCCGACGTTGGGCGGCACCACGAAGGTCGGGATGCCTTCGGCGTCGGCCACGCGGCGCAGGGCACCCTTCTCCGGGTCGGTGATGAACGCGAGGTGTTCGCGCAGCGGCAAGCCGGCCGCGCGGAGCCGATCGCGCACGAGCAGATACTGCGCCATCGTCTCGGCCGTGCTGCCGGACTTGGAGATCACCAGCACCCGGGTGCGCGGCAGGTTCACCAGGTCCAGCAGGCCGGCGACGCTCCGCGGATCCACATTGTCGAGCACGTGCAGCCGCGGCCGCCCGTTGCGCTGCGCCGAGCTGCGGGCGTTCCAGTCGCGCGGCAGCAGCGCCGTGCGCAGGCAGACGGCGCCGAGCGCCGATCCGCCGATGCCGAGCACGACCACGTCGTCCAAGCCGGGACGCGCGCTGCTCGCCCAGTCGCTCACGCGCTGTCGCTCGGTTGCCTGCGCCTCGAGTTCGCGGAAGCCCAGGACGCCACGGGCGGCCATCGCCTGCGCGCCGGCGACCGCGGACTGCAGGCGCGGTGCAAGCGCGCTCAGCGCGTCCGCGTCCGGACCGCTCGGCACGGCGGCACGCAGCATCCCGCTCACATCCAGACGAATCGTCACGAACCGAACTCCACGGAGAGGCCGTCGTAGGCCGGTTGAATGTCGTCGGGCAGCGCGGCGGCCAGCGCGGCGTGGGACGTCTCGTGGGTCAGGTGGGTGAAGTAGCACCGCCGGGCGCCGACTCGACGTGCGGCGTCCACCGCTTCTCCGATCGAGAAGTGCGTGGGATGCGAGGTCCGGAACAGCGCATTGAGCACCAGGACCTCGGCGCCCCTGAGCGCCACGACCGCCTCGTCCGTGAGCTCCTTGGCGTCGGTGACATAGGCCAGCGGCCCGATGCGGTAGCCGAACACGCGCACGCGGCCGTGTGGCAGCGCCACGGCGGTGACGTCGAGGTGCCCGATGCGCGTCGGCACACCCGGCGCAAGCGCTTGCGCGAAACCCTCGGGCTTGCTGGTGCCGGGGAGCGGCTTCATCGCGGCATCGAAGATGTACGAGAAGCGCCTGGTGAGGCCGTCCAGCGTCTCCTTGGGGCCGTACATCGGCAACGCGCCGTCGCGGCGCACCGAAATGGCCCGGATGTCGTCGATGCCGTGCGTGTGGTCGGCGTGCTCGTGCGTGAAGAGCACCGCGTCGAGGCGATCGATGCCGGCCGCAATCAGCTGCAGACGCAGCTCGGGCGGCGTATCGATGAGCAGGCGCAGGCCGGCGTCTTCCACCACGGCGCCGACACGCGTGCGCTTGTCGCGCGGGTCCTCGGAGCGGCACACGGCACAGGCGCAGCCGATCTGCGGCACGCCGAAGCTCGTCCCCGTCCCGAGGAAGGTCAGCTTCACACCGTCTCCACCTTCAGCTGGTTCGTCGTGCCCGGAACATCGAAGGGCACGCCGGCCGTGATCACCACGCGCTCGCCCGGCACGGCGATCCCGTGCTTCACCAAGAGCTCACGGGCCAGCGCCGTCATCTGTGTGTAGGTGTCGCAGTGCGGCACGAGGAAGGGCGTCACGCCCCAGGTCATCGCGAGCTGGTTGTAGGTGCGGATGTTGTCCGTGAGCACGACGATGCGCACGTTCGGCCGTCGTGCCGCGACGATGCGGGCGCTGAAGCCGCTCTTGGTGAAGACGACGATGGTCTGCGCGCCGAGCAGGCGCACCGCCGTCACGCTGGCCGAGGCGATGGTCTCCTCGACCGTCGCCGTGCCGGGCTTGAGGCGGTCGATGCCCTGCCCGCGCTCCACCGGCGCCTGCTCGGCGGCGGTCGCGATGCGCCGCATCGCCTGCACCGCCAGCACCGGATGCAGGCCCGCGGCGGTCTCGGCCGACAGCATCACCGCGTCGGTGCCGTCGAGGATGGCGTTCGCGACGTCGCTGGCCTCGGCCCGCGTCGGGCGCGGGTTCTGGATCATCGACTCCAGCATCTGCGTGGCGGTGATCACCGGCCGGCCGTAGCGGTTGGCCAGCCCGATGATGCGCTTCTGCTGCAGCGGCACCTGCTCGAAGGGCAATTCGACGCCGAGGTCGCCGCGGGCCACCATCACCGCGTCGGTGGCCTTGAGGATGGCTTCGATGCGCTCCAGCGCCGAGTCCTTCTCGATCTTGGCGACGACGAGCATCCCCTTGGGTAGCATCGCCTTGAGTTCGGCGATGTCCTCGGCCCGGCGCACGAAGCTCAGCGCGAGGTAGTCGAGGTCCTGCTCGATGGCGAACTGAATATCCTCGCGGTCCTTGTCGGTGATGCTCGGCGCGGAGACATCGATGCCGGGGAGATTCATCCCCTTGTTGCTCTTGAGCAGGCCGCCGTAGCGCACCTTCGCGTGGACGCGCGGGGCGTCAACCTTCGTCACCTCGAGTGCCAGGAGGCCGTCGTCGACGAGAATCGTGCCCCCGACCATTACGTCGGCCGCGAGCGCGTCGTAGGTGATGGGAATCTCCCCCGCCCCGCACGCGTCTTCCGGCGCGAGCACCAGCGTCTGGCCTTCCTCGATGGTGATGGCCTCGGCCAGCGCACCGATACGGATGCGCGGGCCCTGCAGGTCGCCGAGGATGGCGATGGGCTTGCCGAGGTCCTGCGCGATGCCGCGGATGTTCTCGACCGTGCGCGCGTGCTGCTCGTGCGCGCCGTGCGAGAAGTTGAGGCGGGCGACGTTCATCCCCGCGTGGATCAGCCGGCGGATGACATCGGGCGACGCGGAAGCCGGCCCGATAGTCGCGACGATCTTGGTGACGCCGGTGGAGGGGGTGCCCGCGGGGGGAGTGGTCACGGGATCAGCGGCCGGTAGCGGCCGCGTGACCGAGCGCGGCCGTCTTCTGTTCGATGCCGGCGATCAGCGTATCGAACGAGGTCTGGAACGAGGCCAGCCCCTCGGTCAGGAGGCGGTCAGTGACGGCATCAAGGTCGATGCCCACCGTGCCAAGTTCGGCGAGCAGGGAATCTGCCTCGGCGAGCCCCACGTCCACCGTCCGCTTGGTCACGCCGTGGTCACGATATGCCTCGAGCGTGTTCGGCGGCATCGTGTTGACCGTATCGGGCCCGATCAGCTCCTCGACGTAGATGGTGTCGCGGTAGGCCGGGTTCTTGGTGCTGGTGCTGGCCCAGAGCGGGCGCTGCACCTGCGCGCCGAGCGCGGCGAGGCGAGCCCAGCGCTCGCCGCTGAACTTGCGGGTGAAGAGCGCGTAGGCGCGCTTGGCGTTGGCGATGGCCGCCTTGCCCTTGAGTGCAGTGGCGCGGTCGGCCGCGAGTGTGCCGGCCTTCACCTGCGCGTCGAGGGCGGCGTCGATGGCCGAGTCCACGCGGCTGACGAAGAACGAGGCGACGCTGGCGACGTGTCCCAGCGGCTGGCCAGCGGCGGCGCGACGCTCGAGGCCCGCGAGGTAGGCGTCGATCACGCGCTCGTGCGCGGCGACGGCGAAGAGCAGCGTGACGTTCACGTTGAGTCCGTCGCCGATGAGCTGCTCAAGCGCGAGGCAGCCCTCATCGGTGCCTGGGACCTTGATCATCACGTTGGGGCGGTCCACGGTCTGCCAGAGGCGGTGCGCCTCGGCGACGGTGGCCTTGGCATCGTGCGCGGCCCCGGGCGACACCTCGATGGACACGAAGCCGTCACGCTGCTTCGAGGCATCGTACACTGGGCGGAAGACGTCGCAGGCGGTGCGCACGTCGTCGGTCTCGACCAGTTCGAAGAGCTCCCACGCGGTCTTGCCGGGCGCGGCGGCCTTCAGCTGCGCATCGTAGGCCGTGCCCGAGGCCAGGGCCTTTTCGAAGATCGTCGGGTTGGAGGTCATCCCCGTGAGCGCATCGTCGCGCAGGCGGCGGGCGAGCGTGTCGCCCTGCAGGAGGGCGCGGTCGATGAAGTCGAGCCAGATGGACTGGCCGGCGGCGTGGAGGGCGTGGAGGGGCGTCGGAGCGGACATCGGCACGGGACAGGGAGTGGGGGAGGCGAGCCGTCAATTTACCATCCTGCCGGGGTGAATGGCGCGAAACGCCGCCGCGCGTCAGCTTTCGTGCCGATGCCTTTCGCTCCTGACCGATGCGCCTGAACGATCCGCCGTCCGGCCCCAGCGGTGCCGTCCGCCGCGCCTGGTGGTGGCGCCGCCTGCCCCTCACGGCGCAATTAGCGGCGATTGGGATGGTCGTGGCACTCGCGTGGTTTCTCACCGCCCGCCTCGCGGCCGACATCGTGGCAGCCGAGGTGCGGTCACGCGCCGAGCAGTTGGACCGCCTGCACCTCGCCGAGGTCGCTGCCGTGCGGATGCTGGGCTCGCTGAATGGGATGTCGGCGGCGGTACGTGGCTTCGTCGTCTCCGGCGATGAAGCGCACGGCGTGCGGTATGAAGCCGCACGGCGCTCGTTCGAGGCCGACGCGAGCGTCGTCGCCGACCAGGTTGCACAGGACCTGAACGTCGTGCGCCGCCTGCAGCGGATGCGGGTGCAGATTGCGCTGTACGACCAAGAGATTGCGTCACCCAACTTCGAGGTGCGGCGGCGGCAGGGCTTCAACGCCTTTGGCCCAGGCACGCCGGGCCTCGCCCGCGTCGAACGAGGCGCAAACGTGATCGACGCCCTGCGCACCGAACACGCACGGATGCTGCGCCTGGTGCGCGAGAACCTGACGGCGCTGGAGGCCGAAATCGAGACGGCCACCGCACGGAACGAGTGGGAGAGTTTCCTCATCCGCGCGGCAGCGGTGATGGTCTTCCTGCTGGCGCTGACGCTGATGATGCGCCTGCTGTCCTACGCCTTGAATCAAGTCGTGCGCGCCGCCGAGGCCTTGGATGCCGGCCGCTACGAGGATGCGCGGCTGCCCAACCACCACAAGGCGCCCAATGCCGAGATGGCGCGACTGGCGCTGACCTTCGATCGCCTCGCGCAGAGCATCGCCATCCGCGAGCGGCAACTGCAGGAGGACATCGAGAAGCTCAAGGAGCTTGAGCGGCTCAAGGCCGACTTCGTGTCCACGGTGAGCCACGAGTTGCGGACGCCGCTGACGTCAATGCGCGGCGCCCTCGGCCTCCTGCTCGGTGGTGCCGGCGGCGAGCTGAGCCCGAAGGGCCGCGAGCTCCTGCGCATCGCCCTGACCAACACCGACCGCCTCATCCGGCTCATCAACGACATTCTCGACATCGAGAAGATGGACGCTGGCCACGTACAGATCCGGCGCGACCGCGTACGGCTGCGTCCGCTGCTCGAGACGACGATCGCCGGCCTCGACGGACTCTCGCGCGACACCGGTGTCCCCCTGGTCCTGCACGAGATGGAAGAGGTCGAGCTGATCGGCGACTCCGACCGCCTCATCCAGGTCTTCACCAACCTGATCTCCAACGCCGTCAAGTTCTCGCCCAAGGGCGAGCCGGTGGAAGTCTCGGCCACGCTGGAACCCGAGGGGGTGCGCATCGGGGTGCGCGACCACGGCCCGGGCATCGCGCCCGAGTTCCAGTCTCGCATCTTCGGCCGCTTCCAGCAGGCCGGCGGGGCGGCCTCGCGCCAGAGCGGTGGCACCGGCCTCGGACTCAGCATCGCCAAGGCCATCACCGAGTTGCACGGCGGCCGCATCGGCTTCGAGAACGTCGAGGACGGCGGCACGCGGTTCGGCGTGGTGCTGCCCATCGCGCCGGAGCCGGAGAGCGTCGAGGATCGGCGACCGGCCGTGCTGGTGGTCGAGGACGACGACTCGATGCGCGAGGTGCTCTGCACGCTCTTCGAACCCTTCGCCCACGCCATCGCCGCCCGCGACGCCGCCGAAGCGATGCGTGGTCTCGGCCGCTTCCCCGTGAAGGTCGTCGTGGTCGACCACGGGTTGCCCGGAATGGACGGCCTGGCGTTGGCCCGGCGTCTGCGCGCCGATCCGCGCTATCGCGGGCTTCCCGTCCTCTTGTACTCGGCGACGGAGTTTGGCGTGAAGGACCTCAAGGACTCCGGCATCCGCATCGGCGACGCCTTCGTGAAGACGCGCGACTCCGAGCAGTCGCTGCTCGAACGCGTCAAGCGCGAGTTGCAGGGCTGAGCGACACTCAGGCCGGCTTCTTTGTGCCGAAGCCCTCGCGCGTCATCTTGCCCCAACTCTCCACGCCGCGCAGGTGCTTCCAGAAGGACTGCAGCCGAAAGAACACCGTCATCTGCCGGTAGCCGAGCCCTTCAACGACGGCAAAGCCGAGCAGCTTCCAGAAATCGCGACGCCGGCGGTAACGCTTGAACGAGAACTCCTCGAGCAGGACGGCCCAGATGGACAGGATGGTGCCGTAACCAATCGCGACCAAGAAGAACAGCAGCGCGAAGCCGAAGTCCACGGCCCCCAGCGCCAAGCCGAGCGCGAGGGCCAGCCAGCCGCACAGTTCGACCAACGGCGCGATGAGTTCGCCGAAGACGTAGAACGGCACTGCCAGCATCCCGACCGGCCCGTAGCGCGGGTTGAAGAGCATCGTGCGATGCGCCCACAACGTACCGATGAGGCCGCGATGCCAACGCTCGCGCTGCCGCCCAAGTACGCGGGCCGACGCCGGCACTTCGGTCCACGCCACCGGATCGGGAATGAAGGGCAGCGTCGCCTCGATTCGATGCTCCTTCAGGTAGCGGTGCAGACGTACGACGAGGTCCATATCCTCAGTGACGTTGCCCGTCTTGTATCCCCCGATCGCCAGCAGATACTTCTTTCGGAACAAGCCGAAAGCGCCGGAGATGATGAGGTTGCCGCCGAGGTGGTTCCAACCAAGGCGGCCGAAGAGAAACGCACGCAGGTACTCGACAACCTGGCAGCCGACCATCCAGCGACTGCTCACCCGCGCCTCGGTGACGCGGCCCATCTCCACGGTGCAGTCGTTGGCAACGCGGATGGTGCCGCCCACCGCGGCGACATTGGCGCCGAGGAGGAAGGGGCGGGCCAAGCGCATCAGTGCGTCAGGCTCGATCAGCGTGTCGGCGTCGACCGCGACGACGAACGGGTGCCGCGCCGCGTTCATCGCGGCATTGAGGGAGTCGGCCTTGCCGCCGTTCTCCTTGTCGATGACGAGCAAGCGCGCGAAGCGCCGCGAGCGGTAGTAGCCGCGCACCGCCTGCGTGCGGATCGACACCGGGAACGCCGGCGGCACCTCGTACAGGTCGAACTCCCGCATCAGGGCCTGCATCGTGGCGTCCTTGGAGCCGTCGTTGACCACCACGACCTCGAGGTTGGGATACTCGAGGGTGAGGAAACTCAGCAGGCTGGAGCCGATCGTGACCTCCTCGTTGTAGGCCGGCACCAGCAGTGACAGGGGCGGGAGTGCGTCGGAGGCGAGCAGGCGCTGCAGGTGTTCGTCCGCCGCGAGGCGCCAGTGGCTCCAAAGCTCGGGAATCGAGAGGAGCAAGAGTACCGCATAGGCGGTGCTGAGCAGCAGCAGGTACACGAGCGCCGCGTGGTCACCCCACCACAGCAGGGTGCGTGCCGCGTCGAGCCAGTCGAGGCCGGTCATCCCTGCCCCATCTCCAACAAGGCGCCGTCGGAGAGGCCGCTGACCATCGTGGCCATATCGCGGGCGAAGCGGTCGCTGCCCTCACGCGCGGCGCGCAGCGCGGCGCGGCCCCGCTCCCCGAGTTGCGCCAGCGCCAACGCGGCGTGCAGGCGCACCTGCCAGACCGGATCGCCGACCAGGGGCGCGAGCAACGGCGTGGCACCGGCGGCGCCGAGTTCGCCGAGCGAACGCGCGGCGGCGGCACGCACCGTGGGATCGTGGTCGGCCACCAGGGCCGCCAAGGCGCGCGCCGCGTCGGGCCCGGCAAAGCGGCCCAACGCTCGAGCCACGCTGCGCCGCACGAAGGCCGAGGGATGCGCGACGTGGGTCAGCGAGGCATCGAGTGAGCGCGGATCGTCCAGCGAGGCCGCCAGCGTCACCCACGCCGCCACCTCGGCGGCCTCCGTGCCGTGGCGGATGCGCAACGCCAGCGGCACCGCCGCTTCCGCCGCCGACTGCCGGAGCACGCCCGTGAGATAGCCGCGCACCAC contains these protein-coding regions:
- a CDS encoding YihY/virulence factor BrkB family protein; the protein is MAFNILLAGVPFVLMLAAALGYLLGESPDAATRIAQGVLERVLPAGLGVGGAMLDPVLADVQRTRAVFGIGGTILFFWFSARLFGSLRSVMGIVFNHDRDRTVFHGLLWDLSLSGFTVILMVLWVGLTSFLTFGSGRVGKALIELGVRQDLLGGVELLVGRLIALAVVVLLFGLLYHWLPKRKTPLVPTIAGAVTATLLFEVARVVFGKVVSAYPPASVYSGTLGALIVVVFWTYYAALIFVVGAEVAAATQEQLQARAAEAQTLPVAD
- a CDS encoding YtxH domain-containing protein, which produces MSEHGEPAVVIERRGSAGGGVGLFLLGAAVGAGLALLFAPQTGDETRADIRRGARKVKRKARDLAETGRGVVDDLSRQGRSAARDARAALEERLARHREATDGEDDGV
- a CDS encoding aldolase; this translates as MSKVPAHVTQTLGAAAAIANGKLTLRDEAALAGPMMDALVRLAVFGSPDEQDWARWAIWECGRAVGTYSASIHDFYMARGRGDVPPVTVPAINVRGASYDTARSIFRTARRVNGGAFILEIARSEIAYTEQRPAEYVAVMLAAALREGHRGPVFIQGDHFQVNAKKYKVDAAAEVGAVKQLALEAISAGFYNIDLDTSTLVDLSHATLDAQQRLNFEVGVDLTQYVRSLEPKGVTISLGGEIGEVGTENSTVPELEAFMDGYNRTLAAKAPGAVGLSKISVQSGTSHGGVVLADGSIADVALDFKTLEDLSRVAREKYGLSGAVQHGASTLPDSAFFHFPRTQTAEIHLATGFQNMLYDHLPAALREEIYAWLRVNAAEERKAGDTDEQFFYKTRKKALGPFKRQLWDLPADVKDKLATAYDAKFGFLFENLAVGGTAEGVLRYVKGPAIERPAPGVGPAVEAAPDDPDAGE
- a CDS encoding glucose-6-phosphate isomerase, with the protein product MTIRLDVSGMLRAAVPSGPDADALSALAPRLQSAVAGAQAMAARGVLGFRELEAQATERQRVSDWASSARPGLDDVVVLGIGGSALGAVCLRTALLPRDWNARSSAQRNGRPRLHVLDNVDPRSVAGLLDLVNLPRTRVLVISKSGSTAETMAQYLLVRDRLRAAGLPLREHLAFITDPEKGALRRVADAEGIPTFVVPPNVGGRFSVLSPVGTLPAALLGLDIAALVAGAVAMRDRCQGASLREDPALAFAALQWRAQQDAGQAMHVLMPYSDALRDLGPWFVQLWAESLGKRTPSGAHVGPTPIAAVGATDQHAQVQLFMEGPCDKTVTFVDVEEHPSDVAIPHGSGDPAELAYLKDHSFAELLRAECRATAGALAQGGRPTMTLRVTRVDEWHLGGLFMFFELATVYAGQLYGVDPLDQPGVELGKQLTYYQFGHPDWQQMRAVWEALPLSDPDWVL
- a CDS encoding MBL fold metallo-hydrolase gives rise to the protein MKLTFLGTGTSFGVPQIGCACAVCRSEDPRDKRTRVGAVVEDAGLRLLIDTPPELRLQLIAAGIDRLDAVLFTHEHADHTHGIDDIRAISVRRDGALPMYGPKETLDGLTRRFSYIFDAAMKPLPGTSKPEGFAQALAPGVPTRIGHLDVTAVALPHGRVRVFGYRIGPLAYVTDAKELTDEAVVALRGAEVLVLNALFRTSHPTHFSIGEAVDAARRVGARRCYFTHLTHETSHAALAAALPDDIQPAYDGLSVEFGS
- the pyk gene encoding pyruvate kinase, with translation MTTPPAGTPSTGVTKIVATIGPASASPDVIRRLIHAGMNVARLNFSHGAHEQHARTVENIRGIAQDLGKPIAILGDLQGPRIRIGALAEAITIEEGQTLVLAPEDACGAGEIPITYDALAADVMVGGTILVDDGLLALEVTKVDAPRVHAKVRYGGLLKSNKGMNLPGIDVSAPSITDKDREDIQFAIEQDLDYLALSFVRRAEDIAELKAMLPKGMLVVAKIEKDSALERIEAILKATDAVMVARGDLGVELPFEQVPLQQKRIIGLANRYGRPVITATQMLESMIQNPRPTRAEASDVANAILDGTDAVMLSAETAAGLHPVLAVQAMRRIATAAEQAPVERGQGIDRLKPGTATVEETIASASVTAVRLLGAQTIVVFTKSGFSARIVAARRPNVRIVVLTDNIRTYNQLAMTWGVTPFLVPHCDTYTQMTALARELLVKHGIAVPGERVVITAGVPFDVPGTTNQLKVETV
- the tal gene encoding transaldolase; protein product: MSAPTPLHALHAAGQSIWLDFIDRALLQGDTLARRLRDDALTGMTSNPTIFEKALASGTAYDAQLKAAAPGKTAWELFELVETDDVRTACDVFRPVYDASKQRDGFVSIEVSPGAAHDAKATVAEAHRLWQTVDRPNVMIKVPGTDEGCLALEQLIGDGLNVNVTLLFAVAAHERVIDAYLAGLERRAAAGQPLGHVASVASFFVSRVDSAIDAALDAQVKAGTLAADRATALKGKAAIANAKRAYALFTRKFSGERWARLAALGAQVQRPLWASTSTKNPAYRDTIYVEELIGPDTVNTMPPNTLEAYRDHGVTKRTVDVGLAEADSLLAELGTVGIDLDAVTDRLLTEGLASFQTSFDTLIAGIEQKTAALGHAAATGR